From Paraflavitalea devenefica, the proteins below share one genomic window:
- a CDS encoding GMC oxidoreductase, whose product MSFTPFTYANFVSASGPAHTRFFPQYTGDNTRFDIIIIGSGIGGGVLADELADRLGTPRRILVLEAGSFIYPTHVYNICRFPNSRLAKHFACDTFWQHGQDQSHPEYIGEKPQLNLGGRSVFWSGLIPTIQPWELDFFPAAVRNDLANNLLQEAGIKMNESVSMGTVASQIVAKLNNSPLKDDFIIRETPRALHQPYLAADGTPKDRFYTEPTGVFNTAELLINQAGLISHENQGKGPGLQLLLNHFVEDVQRAPGGGYQLITSHTLDGSFRTFYAPTVVLAGGSIESPKLLRRSSSLFTTLPSATRELVGVGLTDHPTSHELTSLIDHIDGLAIPKDVHAKIILYSRGRRDGQNQVRYPFNVEVNINHEYWHLRENDPSAPGTPIQTDGVSRMDIKISYGNCLDDNNRILPPPPFGYIPEIKFRNQHWADYLSQARFPALAGWNKSNKEIFDLMNAVAIQLFTQFSHNGQAARPIMKDGEESVFNKHGNGFGYGTVHHAAGSLRMPYRPRLDAPFAAGSVVDEDLSVHGTSNLYVCDMSVMPFSSAANPVRTLVALALRLANKLGN is encoded by the coding sequence ATGAGCTTCACGCCATTTACCTACGCCAATTTTGTATCCGCTTCGGGTCCTGCGCATACCCGTTTTTTCCCGCAATATACCGGCGACAATACCCGGTTTGATATCATCATCATTGGCTCCGGTATCGGGGGCGGCGTATTGGCCGATGAACTGGCCGACCGGCTGGGCACGCCCAGGCGCATCCTGGTACTGGAAGCCGGCTCCTTCATCTACCCCACGCACGTGTACAATATCTGCCGCTTTCCCAACAGCCGGCTGGCGAAGCATTTTGCCTGTGATACCTTCTGGCAACACGGGCAGGACCAGTCGCATCCCGAATATATCGGCGAAAAGCCACAACTCAACCTGGGCGGACGCTCAGTCTTCTGGTCGGGACTGATACCCACCATACAGCCCTGGGAATTGGACTTCTTTCCAGCCGCCGTACGGAACGACCTGGCCAATAACCTGCTGCAGGAAGCAGGCATCAAGATGAACGAATCCGTATCCATGGGTACGGTGGCCAGCCAAATTGTGGCAAAGCTCAACAACAGTCCGCTCAAGGACGATTTCATCATCCGGGAAACACCCCGTGCATTGCACCAACCCTACCTGGCCGCCGACGGCACGCCGAAAGACCGGTTCTATACAGAACCAACCGGCGTATTCAATACAGCCGAACTGCTGATCAACCAGGCCGGACTGATCTCGCACGAAAACCAGGGCAAAGGACCTGGCCTGCAATTGTTGCTGAATCATTTTGTGGAAGACGTACAACGCGCTCCCGGTGGCGGCTACCAGCTTATTACCAGCCACACACTGGATGGCAGCTTCCGCACTTTTTATGCTCCTACCGTGGTGCTGGCAGGCGGTTCCATCGAAAGTCCCAAACTGCTGCGCCGCTCTTCCAGCCTGTTCACCACATTGCCATCTGCCACACGTGAACTGGTAGGCGTAGGGCTTACCGACCATCCCACTTCGCATGAACTGACCAGCCTGATCGATCATATTGATGGCCTGGCCATTCCCAAAGATGTACATGCCAAGATCATCTTGTATTCCCGCGGGCGGCGCGACGGGCAAAATCAGGTCCGTTATCCATTCAATGTGGAAGTGAATATCAACCACGAATACTGGCATCTGCGCGAGAATGATCCCAGTGCACCAGGAACACCTATCCAAACGGATGGCGTCTCCAGGATGGACATCAAGATCAGCTACGGCAACTGCCTCGATGACAACAACCGCATCCTGCCACCGCCACCTTTTGGGTATATACCGGAGATAAAGTTCAGGAACCAGCATTGGGCCGACTACCTGTCGCAAGCACGCTTTCCCGCGCTGGCAGGATGGAACAAAAGTAACAAGGAGATATTCGACCTGATGAATGCAGTAGCTATCCAGCTTTTTACGCAGTTCAGCCACAACGGCCAAGCAGCCCGGCCAATAATGAAAGACGGAGAAGAAAGTGTTTTCAATAAACACGGTAATGGCTTCGGCTATGGCACCGTGCATCATGCAGCCGGCAGCCTGCGCATGCCTTACAGGCCCCGGCTCGATGCGCCCTTTGCTGCCGGCTCTGTAGTAGATGAAGACCTGAGTGTGCACGGCACTTCCAACCTGTATGTATGTGATATGTCGGTAATGCCTTTCAGTTCAGCCGCCAATCCCGTCCGCACACTGGTAGCATTGGCGCTACGGCTGGCTAATAAACTGGGGAATTAA
- a CDS encoding AIPR family protein: MTKFETLINILDTIIKEAPASMSSKYPKKFKNSEEQNQARSRAFIHLYLKVSFGLLDFIEREHFVTDGSYDGGIDGYFINKENRTAYFIQSKFRTNGSNFETKEIALEEVLVMDVNRILDGEEQDETGKEYNGKIKQLQREISTTENIARYSNQVIILANLSNIKPSDLRKLTGGFATEIFNYEQCYDKLVFPVITGTFFNATDLNINIDLSNKNAGSKISYTVQTKKGECEITVLFVPTIELGRIMYKYKNSILKYNPRSYLGHEGKHVNNAIRETIIEKETNEFALFNNGITMLSDETYINEKIGQKNKAQLIVKNPQIINGGQTSYTLSRIYEENITKDVESVFKNKEVLLKVITLLNNKQHESKLDLINDISEATNKQTPVINADKMANEKLQVQIQKFLFDKYGLLYERKRGEFADGIFNGYIPSDSVMERNLFFRMFYCSNGRITKAREKKLFLKQGISFQALTDSDKADNAFFGYLCFRRLNETKQPTQRVDISTYAKVYVMTVLFKPTNLQKYKEIADNSYKIVNENWEVFLEHYRDNIAETKTRTNKRTGEVTTYQSYNYAKWFESDRFMQDILNYFSAQTTTNKNITASRDGH; the protein is encoded by the coding sequence ATGACAAAGTTTGAAACTCTAATCAATATTCTGGACACAATTATTAAAGAAGCACCTGCTTCTATGAGCAGTAAATACCCAAAAAAGTTTAAAAACTCTGAGGAACAAAATCAAGCTCGTTCTAGAGCTTTTATTCACTTATATCTTAAAGTAAGCTTTGGCCTTCTCGACTTCATAGAAAGAGAACATTTTGTCACAGATGGCAGCTATGATGGCGGCATTGACGGGTACTTTATTAACAAAGAAAACAGAACTGCGTACTTTATACAATCAAAATTCAGAACTAATGGAAGTAATTTTGAAACAAAAGAAATTGCCTTAGAGGAAGTTTTAGTAATGGATGTCAATCGAATTCTTGATGGAGAAGAACAAGATGAAACTGGCAAGGAATATAATGGCAAGATAAAACAGCTACAACGGGAAATATCTACAACTGAAAACATAGCTAGATATTCAAATCAAGTAATAATATTAGCAAACTTGTCTAATATAAAACCAAGTGATTTGCGGAAATTAACAGGAGGTTTTGCCACAGAAATTTTCAACTACGAGCAATGTTATGATAAATTAGTATTCCCCGTAATCACAGGAACCTTCTTCAACGCAACTGACTTAAACATAAACATTGATTTAAGCAATAAAAACGCAGGCAGCAAAATAAGCTATACAGTTCAAACCAAAAAAGGAGAATGTGAAATAACAGTTTTGTTTGTTCCTACAATTGAATTAGGGAGAATAATGTATAAATATAAAAATTCTATTCTAAAATACAATCCAAGAAGCTATTTGGGCCATGAGGGTAAACATGTAAATAATGCAATTAGAGAAACAATTATAGAAAAAGAAACGAATGAATTTGCACTATTCAACAATGGGATTACTATGCTATCAGATGAAACTTATATCAATGAGAAAATTGGACAAAAGAACAAAGCACAGTTAATAGTAAAAAATCCTCAAATTATAAATGGTGGACAGACCTCATATACATTGAGCCGCATCTATGAAGAAAACATTACTAAAGATGTTGAATCTGTTTTCAAAAACAAAGAAGTTCTTTTAAAAGTAATAACTCTTCTTAACAATAAACAACATGAAAGCAAATTAGACTTAATCAACGATATCTCAGAAGCGACGAATAAGCAAACACCAGTAATTAATGCTGATAAAATGGCAAATGAAAAACTTCAGGTTCAAATTCAGAAGTTCTTATTCGATAAATACGGATTGCTCTATGAACGAAAAAGAGGTGAATTTGCAGATGGCATTTTTAATGGTTATATTCCATCAGATTCCGTGATGGAAAGAAATCTATTCTTTAGAATGTTTTATTGCTCAAATGGCCGTATTACTAAGGCTCGTGAAAAAAAATTATTTCTTAAACAGGGCATCTCCTTTCAAGCCTTAACAGACAGCGATAAAGCTGACAATGCTTTTTTTGGCTATTTGTGCTTTCGAAGACTCAATGAAACTAAACAGCCAACTCAGCGTGTAGATATATCAACTTATGCAAAAGTTTACGTTATGACGGTTTTATTCAAACCAACGAACCTTCAAAAATATAAAGAAATTGCTGACAATTCCTATAAAATAGTAAATGAAAACTGGGAAGTTTTTTTAGAACACTATAGAGACAATATAGCAGAAACCAAAACGAGAACAAATAAACGCACTGGCGAAGTAACCACTTACCAAAGTTACAATTATGCTAAATGGTTTGAAAGTGACCGATTCATGCAAGATATTCTAAATTACTTTTCGGCACAAACTACTACCAACAAAAACATTACGGCAAGTAGAGATGGACATTAA
- a CDS encoding LytR/AlgR family response regulator transcription factor: MKLRCIIVDDEPFARHGLAEDIRTIDFMEVTGIAESALQAMELLVKQTPDLIFLDIEMPKLNGFDLLRTLEQPPMIILTTAYAHYAPESYDLGVIDYLLKPISFNRLLKACHKAKDYYTLIRGDTNQGSLAGSGVNDYFFVKCNGRQEKICLQELLYIEAADNYIFIHTTSKKLLVYHTLKNMEEYLPANRFIKVHKSFIVAFDKVDSLEGNQLFIGERTIPVGRNFRDALAERVAKNKLPGARK; this comes from the coding sequence ATGAAACTGCGTTGTATCATAGTAGACGATGAACCTTTTGCCCGCCATGGACTGGCAGAGGATATCCGTACCATTGACTTCATGGAAGTGACCGGTATTGCCGAAAGCGCTCTGCAGGCCATGGAACTGCTGGTAAAGCAAACGCCCGACCTGATCTTCCTGGATATAGAGATGCCCAAACTAAATGGGTTTGACCTGCTGCGTACGCTGGAGCAACCGCCCATGATCATTCTCACCACAGCGTATGCCCATTACGCCCCGGAAAGTTATGACCTGGGTGTCATTGATTACTTACTGAAACCTATTTCCTTTAATCGCTTGCTGAAAGCATGTCATAAAGCGAAAGACTATTATACGCTGATTCGTGGGGACACGAACCAGGGCAGCCTGGCAGGATCAGGTGTAAACGATTATTTCTTTGTGAAATGCAATGGCCGGCAGGAAAAGATATGCTTACAGGAGCTGCTGTATATTGAAGCTGCCGATAACTACATCTTTATCCATACTACAAGCAAAAAGCTGCTGGTATACCATACCCTGAAAAACATGGAGGAATACCTGCCGGCCAACCGCTTTATAAAAGTGCACAAATCATTTATTGTTGCCTTTGATAAGGTAGACAGCCTGGAAGGAAACCAATTATTTATCGGGGAGCGCACCATACCAGTAGGCAGAAACTTCCGGGATGCACTGGCCGAACGGGTGGCCAAGAATAAATTGCCGGGAGCGCGAAAATAG